A genomic region of Mustela erminea isolate mMusErm1 chromosome 12, mMusErm1.Pri, whole genome shotgun sequence contains the following coding sequences:
- the LOC116570224 gene encoding interferon alpha-1/2-like: MALSCSFLVALVVLSCHSLGSLGCDLPQDHGLLHWRALMLLRQMRRLSASSCERYTNNFGFPQEVFDSKALQKAHALSVVHVTNQKTFHLFCTEASPAPWNTTLLEELCSGLSEQLDRLEACPLLEAGVGEPPLVNGDSILRNYFQRISLYLQEKQYSPCAWEMVRAEIMKPLYASVALHKRLRIGK, encoded by the coding sequence GCTCTCTGGGATGTGACCTGCCTCAGGACCACGGCCTGCTGCACTGGAGGGCCTTGATGCTCCTGCGACAAATGAGGAGACTGTCTGCTAGCTCCTGTGAAAGGTACACAAACAACTTTGGCTTCCCCCAGGAGGTTTTTGACAGCAAGGCTCTACAGAAGGCTCACGCCCTCTCTGTTGTCCATGTGACGAACCAGAAGACCTTCCACCTCTTCTGCACAGAGGCCTCACCTGCTCCCTGGAACACGACCCTTCTGGAGGAATTGTGCTCGGGACTTTCTGAGCAGCTGGATCGCCTGGAAGCCTGTCCTCtgctggaggcaggggtgggagagccGCCCCTGGTGAATGGGGACTCCATCCTGAGGAACTACTTCCAGAGAATCTCCCTCTATCTGCAAGAGAAGCAATACAGCCCTTGTGCCTGGGAGATGGTCCGAGCAGAGATCATGAAACCCTTGTATGCATCAGTAGCCTTACATAAGAGACTAAGGATCGGGAAGTGA